Proteins co-encoded in one Schaalia radingae genomic window:
- a CDS encoding ISL3 family transposase codes for MLHPTFATPDLTTFCRLDELGLVAVGQLIEPDRATIECRVVEDDPWCRKCGVEGVPRDTVTRRLAHEPFGHRPTTLLVRVRRYRCGHCRRTWRQDMTRAAAPRAKISRGGLEWALRGIVIDHLTVTRVAAGLGVSWSAANAAVLAEGKRRLIDDPARFDGVTTIGVDEHVWRHTRLGDKYVTVIIDLTPARNKTGPARLLDMVEGRSKVVFKQWLAARPADWAKRIEVVAMDGFAGFKTAAAEELPDAVPVMDPFHVVRLAGDALDVCRRRVQQDTTGHRGLKGDPLYKARRTLHTGASLLTDRQRARLDAVFASEEHVEVEATWGIYQRIVAAYREPDKKKAKAMMQEVIAAISSGVPAALVEVRKLGRTMKQRAGDILAFFDRPGTSNGPTEAINGRLEHLRGSALGFRNLTHYIARSLLEAGGFRPALHPRS; via the coding sequence GTGCTCCACCCTACTTTCGCGACCCCTGACCTGACCACGTTCTGCCGCCTCGACGAGCTCGGCCTCGTCGCCGTCGGCCAGCTGATCGAGCCGGATCGGGCCACGATCGAATGCCGCGTCGTCGAGGACGACCCGTGGTGTCGGAAGTGCGGTGTCGAGGGCGTGCCGCGGGACACGGTCACGCGTCGACTGGCGCACGAGCCGTTCGGGCACCGGCCGACGACCCTGCTGGTGCGGGTGCGCCGGTACCGGTGCGGACACTGCCGGCGCACGTGGCGGCAGGACATGACGCGGGCAGCGGCGCCGCGTGCGAAGATCTCCCGCGGCGGCCTGGAGTGGGCGCTGCGGGGCATCGTCATCGACCACCTCACCGTCACCCGCGTCGCCGCAGGTCTCGGGGTGTCCTGGAGTGCCGCGAACGCCGCCGTCCTCGCGGAAGGCAAGCGGCGCCTGATCGACGACCCCGCCCGGTTCGACGGGGTCACCACGATCGGTGTCGACGAGCACGTCTGGCGACACACGAGGCTGGGCGACAAGTACGTCACCGTGATCATCGACCTCACGCCCGCGAGGAACAAGACCGGGCCGGCGAGGCTGCTGGACATGGTCGAGGGCCGCTCCAAGGTGGTGTTCAAGCAGTGGCTCGCCGCCCGCCCTGCGGACTGGGCGAAGCGGATCGAGGTGGTCGCGATGGACGGCTTCGCCGGGTTCAAGACCGCTGCCGCCGAGGAACTCCCCGACGCCGTCCCCGTCATGGACCCGTTCCACGTGGTCCGCCTCGCCGGCGACGCGCTGGATGTCTGCCGGCGTCGGGTCCAGCAAGACACCACCGGGCACCGCGGGCTCAAGGGCGACCCGCTCTACAAAGCCCGCCGCACCCTGCACACCGGGGCGAGCCTGCTCACCGACCGGCAGCGGGCACGCCTGGACGCAGTGTTCGCGAGCGAGGAGCACGTCGAGGTCGAGGCGACCTGGGGCATCTACCAGCGCATCGTCGCGGCCTACCGGGAGCCCGACAAGAAGAAAGCGAAGGCGATGATGCAGGAGGTGATCGCTGCGATCAGCAGCGGCGTTCCCGCGGCGCTCGTCGAGGTCCGCAAGCTCGGCCGGACCATGAAGCAGCGGGCGGGCGACATCCTCGCATTCTTCGACCGCCCCGGCACCAGCAACGGCCCCACCGAGGCCATCAACGGGCGACTCGAACACCTCCGCGGCTCCGCCCTCGGCTTCCGCAACCTCACCCACTACATCGCTCGGTCGCTGCTCGAAGCCGGAGGGTTTAGACCCGCGCTACACCCTCGTTCGTGA